The proteins below come from a single Anguilla rostrata isolate EN2019 chromosome 3, ASM1855537v3, whole genome shotgun sequence genomic window:
- the ccdc14 gene encoding coiled-coil domain-containing protein 14 isoform X1, which produces MARTGRCKQYKVTLISSGRLTNSLRVPVTLKKKVSRRQLTAVGAGYSLYSTDSEDQVTTIHKGLDRCATLLNGMLQMEKTDVRRACTKRGKLVSSKPTPKFGKGDGKKKKLIKKTVIQAPKAPDPQNSSVFNGCLTTSTPTMISEKSNSIYSQPSQHTFEAGVLGLSDNYQQPGWATPAPIHMTCARLPPGANSQHVVEDPGSQNPMPLTDEVSEFSGVSASDEDKMADFIPVIDTSCQTSFEKQVPYYKVQNMSRHEAAKKVMTVKNLLGELKAIVADQIDCVALISEVEQSISMLPAMVGNTSIQAEVAQALQPLRSENAQLRRRLRIVNQQLMERERTEKEAQSVDCNFEMVSFHMANQSLQSQLKEMQQDIKALRKENRELQQRNLQLLQLTEDRGGEQIRQHGQLDNNFIRLDVDDTISEIKSCLPKLDVPAKENPSLSLGFQQKEAVVKQQVTRDMSRVTPEPPFEKNGPEPSLNLTSLLDLCEHQEKEACPSNPISDTINKFLNSLEANKSNSSPGAIYCSVGNAPHSDWNRKEVPRLTEDIFCLPKHQVILSEAEKDFGFILDREPQQGRTVYVPLKETQPSGDVRRLSPESMSHVMSLECSNKIQDGHSETNVAQSFERLHISEPPLVHVPLFDDLTGNFPAKVDMTYLSKSLNNNILPNATLPCEDNRMHRGRLSMLDKTFSSCDIKSVASNWSASSCSSFNTLDEQDFRNGLAALDASIASLQRTIQSDLNR; this is translated from the exons ATGGCCAGAACTGGACGCTGTAAACAGTACAAG GTAACATTAATTTCATCAGGAAGACTGACCAACTCGCTAAGGGTTCCGGTAACCTTAAAGAAAAA AGTATCTAGAAGACAGCTGACCGCTGTGGGTGCTGGTTATTCACTATACTCCACTGACTCAGAGGATCAG GTTACAACTATACACAAAGGTTTAGACCGCTGTGCCACTTTACTGAATGGTATGcttcaaatggaaaaaacag ATGTAAGGCGTGCATGCACAAAACGAGGAAAACTGGTTTCCTCCAAGCCCACACCAAAATTTGGAAAAGGTGATGGCAAGAAGAAGAAACTTATAAAGAAGACAGTCATCCAAGCTCCAAAAGCACCag aTCCACAAAATTCCTCTGTTTTCAATGGCTGCTTGACCACCTCTACTCCCACAATGATTTCTGAAAAGTCCAATTCAATCTATTCTCAGCCT TCACAGCACACCTTTGAGGCAGGAGTTCTGGGGCTGTCAGACAATTACCAGCAACCAGGATGGGCAACACCAGCACCCATTCATATGACCTGCGCCCGCTTACCACCTGGGGCTAATAGCCAGCATGTGGTTGAAGATCCTGGGAGCCAAAACCCAATGCCATTGACTGATGAAGTTTCAGAATTCAGCGGTGTGAGTGCAAGTGATGAGGACAAGATGGCGGATTTCATCCCTGTGATTGACACCAGCTGCCAAACCAGCTTTGAGAAACAGGTGCCATATTACAAGGTGCAAAATATGAGCCGTCATGAAGCTGCCAAGAAAGTCATGACGGTGAAAAACCTTCTCGGAGAGCTGAAGGCCATTGTTGCAGATCAAA TTGACTGTGTGGCTCTTATCTCAGAAGTTGAGCAGAGTATATCCATGCTTCCTGCAATGGTAGGCAATACCAGCATCCAGGCCGAGGTTGCTCAGGCACTTCAGCCCCTGAGAAGCGAGAATGCACAACTACGCAG ACGTCTTAGAATAGTAAATCAGCAATTGATGGAACgtgaaagaacagaaaaagaagCCCAATCAGTCGACTGCAACTTTGAAA TGGTCTCTTTCCACATGGCGAATCAGTCATTGCAAAGCCAGCTGAAGGAAATGCAACAAGATATAAAGGCTCTACGGAAAGAGAACCGGGAGCTTCAACAGAGGAACCTccagttactgcagctcacaGAGGACCGAGGTGGGGAGCAGATCAGGCAACATGGTCAACTAGACAACAACTTCATCAGATTGG ATGTGGATGATACCATTTCAGAGATTAAAAGCTGTCTGCCTAAACTAGATGTACCTGCAAAGGAGAATCCCAGTCTGTCTTTAGGTTTTCAGCAAAAGGAGGCAGTTGTCAAGCAGCAAGTGACCAG AGATATGTCAAGAGTCACACCGGAGCCACCATTTGAAAAGAATGGACCTGAACCTAGTTTGAATCTCACAAGCTTGTTAGATCTTTGTGAACATCAAGAGAAGGAGGCTTGTCCATCCAATCCCATCTCTGACACCATAAACAAGTTCTTGAACTCATTAGAGGCCAACAAGAGCAACTCCTCTCCAGGTGCCATTTACTGCAGTGTTGGAAATGCTCCACATTCAGACTGGAACAGGAAAGAAGTTCCCAGGTTAACAGAGGATATTTTTTGCTTGCCGAAGCACCAAGTTATCCTGTCAGAAGCTGAAAAGGATTTTGGTTTCATTCTGGATAGGGAACCACAGCAGGGGAGGACAGTCTATGTCCCGCTGAAGGAAACACAGCCATCAGGGGATGTGCGAAGGCTCTCTCCTGAAAGCATGAGccatgtgatgtcactggaGTGTAGTAACAAGATACAAGACGGACATAGTGAAACAAATGTGGCTCAGTCCTTTGAAAGACTGCACATCTCGGAGCCGCCCTTAGTCCACGTGCCTCTCTTTGATGATCTCACTGGGAATTTTCCAGCCAAGGTTGATATGACATATTTGTCAAAATCCCTAAATAACAACATCCTGCCAAATGCTACCCTGCCCTGTGAGGACAACAGAATGCACAGAGGGAGACTTTCAATGTTAGACAAAACTTTTTCTTCCTGTGACATCAAGTCTGTGGCTTCCAACTGGAGCGCAAGCTCCTGCTCTTCGTTTAACACTTTGGATGAGCAAGACTTTAGAAATGGATTGGCAGCTCTAGATGCTAGCATAGCCAGTCTTCAGAGGACCATCCAGTCAGACCTGAACAGATGA
- the ccdc14 gene encoding coiled-coil domain-containing protein 14 isoform X2: MLQMEKTDVRRACTKRGKLVSSKPTPKFGKGDGKKKKLIKKTVIQAPKAPDPQNSSVFNGCLTTSTPTMISEKSNSIYSQPSQHTFEAGVLGLSDNYQQPGWATPAPIHMTCARLPPGANSQHVVEDPGSQNPMPLTDEVSEFSGVSASDEDKMADFIPVIDTSCQTSFEKQVPYYKVQNMSRHEAAKKVMTVKNLLGELKAIVADQIDCVALISEVEQSISMLPAMVGNTSIQAEVAQALQPLRSENAQLRRRLRIVNQQLMERERTEKEAQSVDCNFEMVSFHMANQSLQSQLKEMQQDIKALRKENRELQQRNLQLLQLTEDRGGEQIRQHGQLDNNFIRLDVDDTISEIKSCLPKLDVPAKENPSLSLGFQQKEAVVKQQVTRDMSRVTPEPPFEKNGPEPSLNLTSLLDLCEHQEKEACPSNPISDTINKFLNSLEANKSNSSPGAIYCSVGNAPHSDWNRKEVPRLTEDIFCLPKHQVILSEAEKDFGFILDREPQQGRTVYVPLKETQPSGDVRRLSPESMSHVMSLECSNKIQDGHSETNVAQSFERLHISEPPLVHVPLFDDLTGNFPAKVDMTYLSKSLNNNILPNATLPCEDNRMHRGRLSMLDKTFSSCDIKSVASNWSASSCSSFNTLDEQDFRNGLAALDASIASLQRTIQSDLNR; encoded by the exons ATGcttcaaatggaaaaaacag ATGTAAGGCGTGCATGCACAAAACGAGGAAAACTGGTTTCCTCCAAGCCCACACCAAAATTTGGAAAAGGTGATGGCAAGAAGAAGAAACTTATAAAGAAGACAGTCATCCAAGCTCCAAAAGCACCag aTCCACAAAATTCCTCTGTTTTCAATGGCTGCTTGACCACCTCTACTCCCACAATGATTTCTGAAAAGTCCAATTCAATCTATTCTCAGCCT TCACAGCACACCTTTGAGGCAGGAGTTCTGGGGCTGTCAGACAATTACCAGCAACCAGGATGGGCAACACCAGCACCCATTCATATGACCTGCGCCCGCTTACCACCTGGGGCTAATAGCCAGCATGTGGTTGAAGATCCTGGGAGCCAAAACCCAATGCCATTGACTGATGAAGTTTCAGAATTCAGCGGTGTGAGTGCAAGTGATGAGGACAAGATGGCGGATTTCATCCCTGTGATTGACACCAGCTGCCAAACCAGCTTTGAGAAACAGGTGCCATATTACAAGGTGCAAAATATGAGCCGTCATGAAGCTGCCAAGAAAGTCATGACGGTGAAAAACCTTCTCGGAGAGCTGAAGGCCATTGTTGCAGATCAAA TTGACTGTGTGGCTCTTATCTCAGAAGTTGAGCAGAGTATATCCATGCTTCCTGCAATGGTAGGCAATACCAGCATCCAGGCCGAGGTTGCTCAGGCACTTCAGCCCCTGAGAAGCGAGAATGCACAACTACGCAG ACGTCTTAGAATAGTAAATCAGCAATTGATGGAACgtgaaagaacagaaaaagaagCCCAATCAGTCGACTGCAACTTTGAAA TGGTCTCTTTCCACATGGCGAATCAGTCATTGCAAAGCCAGCTGAAGGAAATGCAACAAGATATAAAGGCTCTACGGAAAGAGAACCGGGAGCTTCAACAGAGGAACCTccagttactgcagctcacaGAGGACCGAGGTGGGGAGCAGATCAGGCAACATGGTCAACTAGACAACAACTTCATCAGATTGG ATGTGGATGATACCATTTCAGAGATTAAAAGCTGTCTGCCTAAACTAGATGTACCTGCAAAGGAGAATCCCAGTCTGTCTTTAGGTTTTCAGCAAAAGGAGGCAGTTGTCAAGCAGCAAGTGACCAG AGATATGTCAAGAGTCACACCGGAGCCACCATTTGAAAAGAATGGACCTGAACCTAGTTTGAATCTCACAAGCTTGTTAGATCTTTGTGAACATCAAGAGAAGGAGGCTTGTCCATCCAATCCCATCTCTGACACCATAAACAAGTTCTTGAACTCATTAGAGGCCAACAAGAGCAACTCCTCTCCAGGTGCCATTTACTGCAGTGTTGGAAATGCTCCACATTCAGACTGGAACAGGAAAGAAGTTCCCAGGTTAACAGAGGATATTTTTTGCTTGCCGAAGCACCAAGTTATCCTGTCAGAAGCTGAAAAGGATTTTGGTTTCATTCTGGATAGGGAACCACAGCAGGGGAGGACAGTCTATGTCCCGCTGAAGGAAACACAGCCATCAGGGGATGTGCGAAGGCTCTCTCCTGAAAGCATGAGccatgtgatgtcactggaGTGTAGTAACAAGATACAAGACGGACATAGTGAAACAAATGTGGCTCAGTCCTTTGAAAGACTGCACATCTCGGAGCCGCCCTTAGTCCACGTGCCTCTCTTTGATGATCTCACTGGGAATTTTCCAGCCAAGGTTGATATGACATATTTGTCAAAATCCCTAAATAACAACATCCTGCCAAATGCTACCCTGCCCTGTGAGGACAACAGAATGCACAGAGGGAGACTTTCAATGTTAGACAAAACTTTTTCTTCCTGTGACATCAAGTCTGTGGCTTCCAACTGGAGCGCAAGCTCCTGCTCTTCGTTTAACACTTTGGATGAGCAAGACTTTAGAAATGGATTGGCAGCTCTAGATGCTAGCATAGCCAGTCTTCAGAGGACCATCCAGTCAGACCTGAACAGATGA
- the LOC135249679 gene encoding uncharacterized protein LOC135249679 produces the protein MRSLPIPVCSLPFRTRFQRRGPPRQRNPSNLRDLQPATSQNATLAGGLWNCQSATRKADFISAYASHLSLQFLALTETWISPDNSSTPTALSSSFSFSHTPRPSGRGGGTGPLGNFLEELDILLSSFPENGAPLILLGDFNIHLEASQSAAFLPLLHSFDLSLQHSPPTHKAGNLLDLVFLRNTTCTGLNVTPLHTSDHHFVSFSLPFPPTHTPSLHPALLSLSAAHTPISSMPVAD, from the exons ATGcgctccctccccatcccagtaTGCTCTCTCCCCTTCCGAACCCGCTTCCAGCGTCGCGGGCCCCCACGACAGAGAAACCCATCCAACCTCCGCGACCTGCAACCAGCTACCAGCCAGAATGCCACCCTCGCTGGGGGACTCTGGAACTGCCAGTCGGCAACCCGAAAAGCCGACTTCATCTCCGCCTACGCTTCCCACCTGTCTCTCCAGTTCCtggccctcacagagacctggatcagcCCTGACAACTCTTCTACCCCAACCGCGCTATCctcctcattctcattctcccACACACCCCGGCCATCAGGCCGTGGTGGTGGCACAG GCCCCCTGGGAAATTTTCTGGAAGAGCTTGAcatcctgctcagctccttccctgagaatGGTgcccccctcatcctcctcggAGACTTCAATATTCACCTtgaagcctcccagtctgcagCCTTCCTtccactactccactccttcgacctctccctccagcactctcccccaacccacaaggctgGCAACCTCCTCGACCTCGTATTTTTGAGGAACACCACCTGCACTGGCCTAAACGTCACCCCTCTCCATACCTCTGatcatcattttgtttccttctcactccccttccctcccacccacaccccttCTCTCCACCCAGCCCTACTGTctctgtccgcc gcCCACACGCCCATCTCCTCCATGCCCGTGGCTGACTGA
- the fkbp7 gene encoding peptidyl-prolyl cis-trans isomerase FKBP7, whose translation MGFAVRLFLCLHVCSFFVDFTVANETKDEVKIEVIFKPENCAKKSKRGDLMNAHYDGFLAKNGSQFYCSRSEKDGHPKWFVLGVGQVMKGLDIGMDGMCPGEKRKLIIPPSLGYGQQGNEKVPPNSTLIFEIELYSVSRGPRSMEAFREMDLDKDRSLSKTEVKKSLMIEYEKGGTRRDDSFYDAIIADIFHKSDHNGDGMISAKEYNIYDHDEL comes from the exons ATGGGGTTTGCTGTccgtttatttttatgtttacatgTGTGCAGCTTCTTCGTAGATTTTACGGTCGCTAACGAAACAAAGGACGAAGTTAAAATTGAGGTTATATTTAAGCCCGAGAACTGCGCAAAGAAGAGTAAAAGGGGAGATTTAATGAATGCTCATTATGATGGATTCCTTGCAAAAAATGGCTCACAATTCTACTGCAG TCGTTCAGAAAAGGATGGACACCCGAAGTGGTTTGTTTTAGGTGTTGGTCAAGTGATGAAAGGTCTAGACATTGGAATGGATGGCATGTGTCCTggtgagaaaagaaaattaataatcCCTCCCTCATTAGGATATGGACAACAAGGCAATG AAAAAGTTCCTCCTAATTCAACACTGATCTTTGAGATTGAGCTATACTCTGTATCTAGAGGACCACGCAGCATGGAGGCCTTCAGGGAAATGGATTTGGATAAGGACAGATCCCTTTCAAAAACTGAG GTGAAGAAGTCTCTGATGATTGAGTATGAGAAAGGTGGTACTCGGCGTGATGACTCATTTTATGATGCCATTATTGCTGACATATTCCACAAGAGTGACCACAATGGGGATGGAATGATATCCGCAAAGGAGTACAATATTTATGACCACGATGAGCTCTAG
- the pjvk gene encoding pejvakin produces MFAAATKNFVKQVGDTGRLIPVPSLSEADRYQPLSLVTKKKKAHFWKKTKYASTPFSLKDILVGEKEITAGVSSYQLLNYEDKSDVSLNGRLGNHLVNDVGFNISGSDSVAVKASFGIVTKHEVEVPTLLRELTSRKVDLDHCLIRQSKESGRAVLCVVMESIRTTRQCSLTVHAGMHGRTMRFQIDDGRNPKGRDKAIVIPAHTTIAFSIFELFIRLDGRLDICVTSETQGGFEKEQIREQLGGFIGRFSMGRLRRFLSGIVYGNPFRADDRTFEELTHSDVYMDDLVADYYEKAASMTDISTSYLREGSHTRVNLLNHNIPKGPCALCGMGHQRRETVYGCLECSSNGQKYVRLHVVPCFDLWHKTMR; encoded by the exons ATGTTTGCTGCAGCTACTAAGAACTTTGTGAAGCAGGTCGGAGACACTGGGAGGCTTATTCCTGTCCCTAGTTTGAGCGAAGCTGATCGATATCAACCCCTAAGCCTTGTCACCAAGAAAAAGAAGGCACACTTCTGGAAGAAAACCAAATATGCCTCCACCCCCTTCTCTTTAAAAGACATACTCGTGGGTGAAAAGGAAATAACAGCAG GTGTTTCCTCCTACCAGCTGCTTAACTATGAAGATAAGTCAGATGTCTCCCTGAATGGGCGATTGGGGAATCACCTTGTAAATGATGTTGGTTTCAACATCAGTGGATCAGACTCTGTTGCTGTCAAAGCCTCCTTTGGTATTGTGACAAAGCATGAAGTGGAGGTTCCCACATTATTAAGAGAACTTACCTCAAG GAAGGTGGACCTAGACCACTGTCTGATCCGCCAGTCCAAGGAGAGTGGGAGGGCTGTTCTATGTGTTGTCATGGAGAGCATTCGCACGACCCGCCAGTGTTCTCTCACTgtacatgcaggcatgcatggGAGAACCATGAGg ttTCAGATTGATGATGGGCGGAACCCGAAAGGTCGTGACAAGGCTATAGTTATTCCAGCTCACACAACTATAGCATTCAGTATATTTGAACTTTTTATCCGATTGGATGGTCGTCTTG ATATATGTGTCACATCTGAGACACAGGGTGGCTTTGAGAAAGAACAGATCAGAGAGCAGCTTGGTGGCTTCATTGGACGGTTTTCCATGGGGAGGTTGCGGAGATTTCTGTCAGGCATTGTTTACGGAAATCCCTTTCGAGCAG ATGACAGAACATTTGAAGAACTCACGCATTCAGACGTGTACATGGATGATTTAGTGGCAGACTATTATGAGAAGGCAGCGAGTATGACTGACATCTCTACCAGTTACCTCAGAGAGGGATCTCACACCCGTGTAAATCTACTTAACCATAACATTCCCAAAGGCCCCTGTGCGCTGTGTGGCATGGGTCATCAAAGACGTGAGACGGTGTATGGCTGCCTTGAATGCTCCTCAAATGGACAGAAGTATGTCAGATTGCATGTTGTACCATGCTTTGATCTGTGGCACAAAACCATGAGGTGA